CAGTTCATCCCTGTCACCAGAGCCTCCAATTCCAGTATCTTCCAGCACTGACAGACAAAACACATAGACATTTCTAACTGGGTgagtttcagttcttttttttttttaaatccaatcagCACAGTGTTCCCTATGAGAGACTAGCAGAGCTGCCCTTGTCCCTGTTGCTCTCTGCTCTGGGTTCCCAGAGCCAGAAGCAAGGCCTACTTTTCCTGCTGACTTACCTGTACTTCTTCACTCTCTTCGATTCTTTCCACAGGGAGATACGCTATCACTGGGCATATCTGGACATGAAGTGGTCGTCCTAAAGCATTTTCACACAcataaaattttttctctcttcctacctTATCATTGAACATGTGGGAGTTTGTTAGGAATAAAGGACTTAGACGTTTGTGGCTTTATGAAAAAAGCATCTCAGATTTAGAAGTGATAGCTTCTAGCACTCATGAAGAACACAGTCTAAGTTAATAAGAGATGGAGAACTTCTATCCGAGAACTCTCACCATTGACTCTACTACATAGTTATGCCCAGGTTAGGATatcaagagagagaatgtggtTACTAAGTctcaaatttattattattattattattattattattattacatttttacaaaagtaagctcctcacccaacatggggcttgaattcaggatcctgagatcaggagtcacatgctctaccaactgagccagccaggcaaccttcacattttatttttaaacctcacTTTATTAAATCTCATTTCACTTTATGCCCATACTTAAGTCAATGCAACCCAATTCTACCCACCCCCAATACCTCCTTCTTCCTAATATCTTTAAATATGCTTCCAGAGTCTGTTCAAGTATCCTCTTCTGGATAAAGCATTTTACTACCAATCTGGGCACCTTTTGTCAATCCCTCCTCTACTTCATCAGACTTTATCCATACTTCTATCTATCATGAATAGTACTTATCACTTTCATGAGCTAGCATAGCGCCTTCCAATAGGTCCTGAATGATATCATTGCtgggatggatgaataaatggttAGCTggataagactttttttttctccccctgctgGGCTGTAACCTTGTTCTGGGCTTGGAATCCATCCTTGATTGAGCAAGTGAAGGTATCTCTCTGATGTATAGGCATTTTCTGGATCAGGTTTGCTCAGTGCTCAGTACTGGTATCTTGACCAAAATCTAATTTAATCCACTActtctttctatttatattttttatatctctTGATCACATAATACAGTAAGAATATGCAAATTACTAGGAACAAATTTCAACATGTATGTCTCTATCAGACGCTTGCTTACTTCTTGAGAACACAGTGCCCCGTTGTGCTGATTACCTGCTTATGTTTTTTTTACAGAAAGTTCCACAAAACTCCATCATCCATCTTCTTATAGTCTGTCattgtaatttgtaattttttagaGTGTATTTTTACAAGAATAGAATATATACATTCCGGACACTACAATAGTATTGTCTGTGAAATTAATAAAAGATGCATATTCTGGGCGTGACCTGAGCACGTTGGTCTGGCGGAGCAAGAAGGGACTGTATTAGGAATCTTGGAAGCACTGCCAACATGTCTGATGTTCAAGAAGCCACTAACCAACTCTTGGATGTGAACCTTGATGAGAACTGGAGGTCTATACAAGTGACAGGAAGTGATCCCAGAAGTGAGTCTGAGCACCTCCAAGTCACTGTTGGAGCCACTGTACCTACTGGTTTTGAGCAAACAGCTGCAGATGAAGTGAGAGAGAAATTGGGGTCATCATGCAAAATCAGCAAAGACCGGGGCAAGATATATTTTGACATTTCAGTGGAAAGTCTGGCTCAGGTTCATTGTCTGAGATCAGTTGATAACTTATTTGTGGTTGTTAAGCAGTTTAAAGATTACCAGttcaaagaaacaaaggaagaagttCTAAAGGATTTTGAAGAACTGGCTGGGAAGCTTCCATGGTCAGACCCTTTAAAAGTATGGAAAATTAACAccagtttcaagaaaaaaaaaaacaaagcgcAAAAAGATGAATCAGAGTTCAGGTAAAGAGAAGATTGATAATGGACAAGGAGACAAGACAGATGAGAAAGATGATAAAAAAGGATTCACTAACAATACCTTAGATTCCCATATCTTAGACTATTATGAAAATCCAGCCATCAGAGAAGAGATATCAACATTAGTAGGTGATGATTTGGCATCTTGCAAAGACGAGAAGGATGAAAGTTCAAAAGAAGAAACTCATCCTGAAGTGCTGAAGTTTAGAGTCACATGCAACCGGGCAGGAGAAAAACATTGCTTTTCCTCAAATGAGGCTGCAAGAGATTTTGGGGGTGCTGTTCAAGATCACTTTAAGTGGAAGGCTGACATGACCAACTTTGATGTGGAGGTTCTTTTGAACATCCATGATAATGAAATTGTTGTGGGCATTGCATTGACAGAAGAGAGTCTCCACCGAAGAAATATCACACATTTTGGACCTACAACACTTAGATCTACTCTTGCCTATGGGATGCTTAGGCTCTGTGCTCCTCAACCTACTGATATAATAGTTGATCCGATGTGTGGAACAGGAGCAATACCAATTGAGGGGGCTACTGAATGGTCTAACTGTTATCATATTGCTGGTGATAATAATCCGTTGGCTGTGAATAGAGCAGCAAATAACATCTCATCTTTATTGACCAAGAGCCAAATTAAAGAAGGCAAAGTGTCCTGGGGCTTGCCCATAGATGCTGTTCAGTGGGATATCTGCAATCTGCCATTGAGAACTGGCTCTGTGGACATTATTGTAACAGACATGCCATTTGGAAAAAGGATGGGCTCCaaaaagagaaactggaacctttaTCCAGCTTGCCTACAGGAGATGAGCCGTGTCTGTAGACCAGGGACAGGCCGAGCTGCACTACTTACTCAGGACAAGAAATGCTTTACCAAGGCATTATCTGGAATGGGACATGTTTGGCGGAAGGTACATACTGTCTGGGTGAACATAGGGGGTCTTCATGCAGCAGTTTATCTTCTGAAACGTACACCTCAAGCTTTTGTTCATCCTTCAGAACAAGATAGGGAAAGAACTCCTTGGTGATGCAAAGAATGAAGATGGTTAATGGTATTTGTGCCTCCCAACACTGGGAATGTCAGCATGAAGAACTTGGTTTGAGAGAAAAACAGTGTTAATAAAATTGCAgtttgcagtttaaaaaaaaaaaaagatgcatattcTGTGGAACCAAAAATTTTCAGACTATTCCTGAGGATTAATCCAAGGGCAGTTGAAATGTCTTCTGAAATTTGTTAGTGTTCAAATATTCATATGTAATCTCACTCCCAGATGGGTTAGGGGTTACTCAACTTTTGGATaactaaatgtttaataaaattttctcaaagttgagtaattttttaatattttcagaggaatatataatagaaaagccatagatattataaaaatatatatttatcccCCCATGTTCAATAGGTGagagataggtaggtagatagatagatagatagatagacagacagattccacccaccctcccctccccaccaggagCTCTTTGGTTTAAGAAGTAGCTAACTTTCTAACAAGGAGCTCCATCTAGTGGTACAATTAGAAATGTATCAAAGGCAGGTATTTTCTAGGAGTAAAAAATTATAGCACAAATTGTTTTTTCTCGTATATATTCTAaatttctgtgtgtgcatgtgtatctaTGTGTGTCTGTTTGCATGAGTGTATATTCATTAAATCATCAGTTAGAAGTTAAAATTCAACTTCCCATATAACAatatttttgctatattttataaaaattgtagcaaatattaaatatttactaaatttgaAACTCCTTATTCACTTGTTTAACTGattgtaaatttatttcttatgaaCATTTATATGTAGCATATATATCAAGACTAAAGATAaggaatcaaaatatttttttttaatcccagagacatcacattttccttttaagttaAGTGAGATAATACTTAACAGTGAATTTAGAGCTTCtaaattatattcagaaaaaCTGTCCTAAATACTGtggcctttctttcttcttatctttctttccccacaAGCTAAAACTCAAGTCCATAACACAGAACATCAGATAAAGGTAAATTAAGAAAACcacagaatataagaaaaataaacaacagataCTTCTCAGTGACTGTCAGAACAAAGCTGAAGTGACATACTTTGTTGGCTGAAAACATCTTGTGTCAAACTGCATCCTGGCATATAAACAAAGAGGAGAACACTTTCTTTTTTGACAGGATCTGTACTCAAATGGGTGGGTAAGAAGATGCAC
The sequence above is drawn from the Neomonachus schauinslandi chromosome 5, ASM220157v2, whole genome shotgun sequence genome and encodes:
- the LOC110577989 gene encoding LOW QUALITY PROTEIN: THUMP domain-containing protein 3 (The sequence of the model RefSeq protein was modified relative to this genomic sequence to represent the inferred CDS: deleted 1 base in 1 codon) produces the protein MSDVQEATNQLLDVNLDENWRSIQVTGSDPRSESEHLQVTVGATVPTGFEQTAADEVREKLGSSCKISKDRGKIYFDISVESLAQVHCLRSVDNLFVVVKQFKDYQFKETKEEVLKDFEELAGKLPWSDPLKVWKINTSFKKKKTKRKKMNQSSGKEKIDNGQGDKTDEKDDKKGFTNNTLDSHILDYYENPAIREEISTLVGDDLASCKDEKDESSKEETHPEVLKFRVTCNRAGEKHCFSSNEAARDFGGAVQDHFKWKADMTNFDVEVLLNIHDNEIVVGIALTEESLHRRNITHFGPTTLRSTLAYGMLRLCAPQPTDIIVDPMCGTGAIPIEGATEWSNCYHIAGDNNPLAVNRAANNISSLLTKSQIKEGKVSWGLPIDAVQWDICNLPLRTGSVDIIVTDMPFGKRMGSKKRNWNLYPACLQEMSRVCRPGTGRAALLTQDKKCFTKALSGMGHVWRKVHTVWVNIGGLHAAVYLLKRTPQAFVHPSEQDRERTPW